One Oscillatoria sp. FACHB-1406 genomic window carries:
- a CDS encoding ABC transporter ATP-binding protein: MLLPLLEFRSVCYTYPGTEYPAVRDINLAIAAGQKTVILGHNGCGKSTLLFLADGLYRCDSGAIYWQGEPLKYQARMLNLWRQRIGLAFQDPEQQLVAATVAEDISYGLCNLPLSEAEIARRLHQTLLDFSLQELADRPLHHLSLGQKRRVALAGVMALQPELLLLDEPTAYLDRRQTRHLFEELDRIQASGTTIVIATHDLDLAYAWADWAIVLHEGRLMHSSPAPDLFGCADLLEELQLGLPTLLECWYALPPAYRDRRSPPRTLSELRSYCL, translated from the coding sequence ATGCTCCTTCCCCTCCTGGAATTTCGCTCGGTTTGCTACACTTACCCCGGTACAGAATATCCCGCCGTTCGAGATATCAATTTAGCGATCGCGGCAGGACAAAAGACCGTTATTTTAGGTCATAATGGCTGTGGAAAATCAACGCTTTTATTTCTAGCTGATGGTTTATATCGTTGCGACTCCGGAGCAATTTATTGGCAAGGCGAACCGTTAAAGTATCAGGCAAGGATGCTCAATCTTTGGCGGCAACGGATAGGTTTAGCATTTCAAGATCCAGAACAACAATTAGTAGCAGCAACGGTAGCCGAAGATATTTCCTACGGATTGTGCAATTTGCCCTTATCCGAAGCAGAAATTGCTCGACGATTGCATCAAACCTTGCTCGATTTTTCGCTTCAAGAACTTGCCGATCGCCCGCTGCATCACCTCAGTTTGGGACAAAAACGACGAGTAGCCCTAGCTGGGGTAATGGCGTTGCAACCCGAACTGCTATTGCTAGACGAACCGACAGCTTACCTCGATCGCCGACAAACTCGCCATCTATTTGAAGAACTCGATCGCATCCAAGCGAGTGGTACGACGATTGTTATTGCAACTCACGATCTCGATCTCGCCTATGCTTGGGCGGATTGGGCGATCGTGCTGCATGAAGGACGATTGATGCACTCCTCACCTGCACCCGATCTTTTCGGTTGCGCCGATCTCCTGGAGGAACTTCAGTTAGGACTGCCAACCCTCCTAGAATGCTGGTACGCACTCCCTCCAGCATACCGCGATCGCCGCTCTCCCCCCCGAACCCTATCGGAGTTGCGATCGTACTGTTTGTAA
- the cbiQ gene encoding cobalt ECF transporter T component CbiQ: protein MPHDLNAYAYTNRLKQLPPQQKLTFALVILSIALVTHPIAQGLIFVWLSVWIVGYARIPAKIYGRVLFVIMFFLFASLPALIIEGVSAAQLDRIQTNSLAGVVLGDWYFFISQTGLMRAVEVSMRSLACVSCLLFILFTIPFAELLAIMRRCRVPSLLIDLLLLMYRFIFLFLEVALQLELAQRSRGGYRTRQRWLHSTGLLIGQLVVRSLQRYQQFSLGLAARGFNGNFKVYTHQSYHYSQRYAIESLVGCIGLILLESQFVIRNS from the coding sequence ATTACCCCCCCAACAAAAGCTAACTTTTGCTTTAGTTATTCTCTCAATTGCGTTGGTGACGCACCCGATCGCTCAAGGACTTATTTTTGTTTGGTTAAGTGTTTGGATCGTTGGCTACGCTCGCATTCCAGCTAAAATCTACGGGCGGGTTTTGTTCGTAATAATGTTCTTTTTATTCGCGAGTCTTCCCGCTCTTATTATCGAAGGAGTCTCTGCCGCTCAACTCGATCGTATCCAGACGAATTCGTTAGCTGGGGTTGTGTTAGGAGATTGGTATTTTTTTATAAGTCAAACCGGACTGATGCGAGCGGTTGAAGTCTCGATGCGATCGCTAGCCTGCGTTTCTTGCTTGCTGTTTATTCTGTTTACCATTCCGTTTGCAGAATTATTAGCGATTATGCGTCGATGTCGCGTGCCTTCGCTTCTCATCGATCTTTTACTCCTGATGTATCGATTTATATTTTTATTTCTGGAGGTTGCCTTACAACTGGAATTAGCCCAACGATCGCGGGGTGGATATCGGACTCGCCAGCGATGGCTTCACAGTACGGGATTACTAATCGGGCAATTGGTAGTGCGATCGCTGCAACGCTACCAACAATTTTCTCTAGGGTTAGCGGCTCGTGGGTTTAATGGAAATTTCAAAGTTTATACTCATCAGTCCTATCACTATTCTCAACGTTACGCGATCGAATCTTTGGTTGGATGTATCGGCTTAATTCTTTTAGAATCACAGTTCGTAATTCGTAATTCGTAG